From one Bernardetia sp. genomic stretch:
- a CDS encoding macro domain-containing protein, which translates to MKFYFIDTNEKVTDAWKKVFQDVENVIIKNDSIFNYPSDVIVSPANSFGFMNGGIDFAISKNLGWHIEKRLQKVIREKYFGELLVGQAEIIPTDHTDFPYLISAPTMRTPMTIHRSPNVYLSMKAILVLLKYGRFEDGEPIKNKVKTIALSGLGTGVGQVAPLLCARSMRIAWEDIMNEKFKTKEGWEELRSNYAYFFTHHDRDITYDIP; encoded by the coding sequence ATGAAATTTTATTTTATAGACACCAACGAAAAAGTTACTGATGCTTGGAAAAAAGTATTTCAAGATGTAGAAAATGTAATTATAAAAAACGATTCTATTTTTAATTATCCTTCTGATGTAATTGTTAGTCCAGCCAATAGTTTTGGCTTTATGAATGGAGGAATTGACTTTGCTATCTCTAAAAATTTGGGGTGGCATATTGAGAAAAGACTGCAAAAAGTTATCAGAGAAAAATATTTCGGCGAGCTTTTGGTTGGACAAGCTGAAATTATTCCTACCGACCACACAGATTTTCCTTATCTGATTTCTGCCCCCACAATGCGAACACCTATGACGATTCATAGAAGTCCGAATGTATATTTAAGTATGAAGGCAATACTTGTTCTTTTAAAATATGGAAGATTTGAAGATGGAGAACCTATAAAAAATAAAGTAAAAACTATTGCCTTGTCTGGTTTAGGTACAGGAGTGGGACAGGTTGCTCCTCTACTTTGTGCTAGAAGTATGCGAATTGCTTGGGAAGATATAATGAATGAAAAATTTAAGACAAAAGAAGGATGGGAAGAACTGCGCTCTAACTATGCTTATTTTTTTACTCATCATGATAGAGACATCACGTATGATATTCCCTAG